TCTGGCGGCGCTGGAGCAACTCGGCGACGTCAACTATTTCAGTCCGCTGGCCGATGGGGCCCTGCCCGCCGGCACCGATTTTCTGTACCTGCCCGGCGGCTACCCCGAGCTATTCGCCGGGGCCCTGCACGCCAACGCCGCCATGCGCGCCAGCATCGCAGCCTACTGCGCCGGCGGCGGCGCGGCCTATGCCGAGTGCGGCGGCCTCATGTACCTGGGCCAGCGCATCACCGCTGCCGCGGGCCAGGCCTTTGCGATGGTGGGGGCCCTGCCCTGCGCTACCTCAATGGAAAACGCCAAAATGACCCTGGGCTACCGCGCCGTTGAGTGGAACAGCCTGACCATCAAAGGCCACGAGTTCCACTACTCCGTTTTAAATGACCACGGCCTGAGACACGAGCCCGCCCGCATCACCAGCGCCAAGGGCGCGCCCGTACCGGCGCAGCTCTACCGCCAGGGCAACGTGTGTGCCTCCTACGTGCACCTGTACTGGGGCGAGGATTCGGCGTTTATCGAGCGGCTGCTGGAAGTTAAGGATAGTAGCAGCGCTGCAGATAGATGATAAATTGGCTGACTAATTTTAAATTGAACGGCCAAAGTTATTCCTTATAATAATTTGATAATCAGCAATTTTTTAAGAACGCTTAACAGCAGATTACTTCGCGGATATATCTTGGAAAAGTGGCGATTTTCTTCCCCACCGCCCTGCTGCTTGAGCGTGGTACTTTGGCGAGGGACTAGGCTCCATTTTGGGCGTTTACGAAACTCATCTCTTTAAGCTATTTCGCAAACGTTGAATCGTGGACGGGTTTCTTAAACTCCTATCGCACCGTAGTGAGCACCTGGGCACCAGGTATCGATTAATTTCTGCTGTTTAGGAAAAGAAACGTTCAATTGACCGTCGGCTATTACCGAGCGAAGCATGCATAATCCGGGATATTCTTATACATTTAGGCGATTAAATCCATCCTTTTCCTCATGAAGTTACTTCTCCTCCTGCTGTGCTTAATGGTCGGCTCCGCGCTAGCTCAGGCCCAAACGGTTAAAAACAACGCCATCGTCATCGGTCGCGTCGACAGCCTCATGTCGGACGTGCTCAAAGAAAAGCGCAAGCTCTGGGTGTACGTGCCGGACGGTGCCGCTGCCTCGGTTTATGCCCCGCAGCGCTACCCGGTGGTGTACCTGCTCGACGGTGATGCGTGGTTTACGACCACGACGGGCGTCATCCAAAAGCTGAGCGGATTCCCGAATTCTGTATGCCCGGAAATGATTGTGGTCGGCATTCCCAACACCAACCGCACCCGCGACCTGACCCCGTCTGCCTCGACCACGGACGACATGCCCGCCTTTGTGCCCAAAGCCTCTGGCGGCGGCGAAAATTTCACCGTCTTTTTAGAATAGGGCTTACGCAGGAAGGGGCAGTATTACAGGGAAAGGAGGATTTTGGAGCTGTTGGCGCAGAAACGCCGACCAGGGCTGCTGATGGGCTTGGTAAATGGTTTGGCCGATGGCACGGGCGTGCTGGCGCAGCGACACCCAGGCCAGGTAGCAGCAAGTGAGGTGGTTGCGCTGGGCGCTGGCCTTGCGGCACTGGCATTTTTCGGAGCCGGTGAGCTGTTTGAAGCTGCGGTGGAATTCCTCCGCCTGCCAGCGCCGCTGCACGGCTTCAATGACCATTTCGCGGCTCAGGTGGGCGGCCAAGTGGTTGGTAACAACCCATGCAATGCTGCCGTCCGTGGCAACCAGCTTGAAGAGTTTTACCGCAAAGGGCACTTGTTGCAGCCGCACTTCCACGCCCTGGCTCCAGCCGCTGGCCGGCGGTTCGAGCGTGTCCAGGCCCTGGTAGCCGCTTTCTTTGCTCAGGCTCACCAAGCGGTTGCTTTTCAGAGTAGTGAAAAACGTCCAACCGGCCCGGTGAATCTGCTTCAAATTCGCGCTGGCCGCATACCAGGAGTCGAATAAGACCGTGCGCGCCAGCAGCTTGTCCTCGGCCACGACCTGCGCAAACATGGCTTGGAAGTGCTCGTTCTTGGTCAGCCCGTCGGCGTCCGGGGCGTAGACGCGGAAATCCAAGGGCAAAAAGTCGCCGCTTTCGCCGCTGCTGTGTACCAGCTTGACCAAGCCGATGCCCGTGACCGGGCCGTGCACGGTGCCGGAGTACTGCCGCTTGGCCACTTCGATGAAGCGACTGTAGCGCTTGTCCTGGACGCTGTCGTCGACCAGCAAAAAAGCCTCTGGCGAATCACGCAGCAGTGGCAGCACCAGGGCCCGCAACTGGTTGGCGGAAAAGGCGCTGTTGCGCAAAAATCGGTTCACCTCGTCGTGGCTCACGCCCGGCAGATGCGCCGCCAGGTGCGTGCACGTGTAGTTGCGGGGTGTACTGAGCAGATAATCAATGTGCTTTGCTTGGGTCAGCATGGCTCATGGGTTTACCTCAAAGTAGCACCTTTGCGTAAGTCCTGTTTTAGTATAAAGCTCTGTATAGCTCGTGTAAACTATCGTTGTCTTCCGAACCGCTTAGTTGGGTTGAAGAACCATTCTGGGGGTTTACGCTGAATAGATGATATTCTAAATGTTGGGCGTCAATTACCTTGGCTCCGTCGAGCACGCAGAGAAATGAAAAAATAGCGGCGTGGACAGCATCGGCTGCGATAAGCATCACTTGTTCCTGGCCTTGGCTGTTAAGCGAATTATACCACTGCGAGCTTTCGATAAGTTGCGCAGCCGGGTTCCTGCCGGGCGGAACCGATAGTACTTCCGATGTGCCTTTTATCGCTGACTCTGCTACGTATTGTTTAATAGCTTCTACAAATTGCTCTGCATTCATTGTAATGGTTATCTAACTGTATGATTGAGCCTTTGTAATTGAGCGCAATAATAAAAATGCCCCTTTATATCATTTCCGGGGGCCCCGGGGCTGGCAAAACTACGCTGCTGGGGGCCCTGCGGGCCGCCGGCTTCGCGGGGGCCGATGAAGTATCGCGCCAGCTCATCCAGGAGCAGGTGGCGCTGGGCAGCAGCCGGGTGCCGTGGCGCGACTTGGCCGGCTTTGCCGAGCTGGCGCTGGCCCGCATGGTGGCCGATTACGAGGCCGCGGTGCAGCGCGGCGGCGTCACGTTTTTCGACCGTGGCCTGCCCGATATTGTGGCTTACCTGGAAGTGGCGGGGCTGCCCGTGCCAGCCGCGTGCTACGCTGCGGTGGACGCACACCCGTACCAGCCGCTGGTGTTTCTGGCGCCGCCGTGGGCCGAGATTTACGTGAATGACGCCGAGCGCTGGCAGACGTTTGCCGAGGCCACGGCGCTGCACGGGGTCCTGCGGCGCATCTACCAGCGGTTGGGTTTTGCGGTACTGGAATTGCCCAAAACCCCGGTGGCGGCGCGGGTGGCCTTCGTGCGGGCGGCGGCCGGACTCTAGCCGGCAGTGGGGCCCCGGGGACCGGTGGCCAATAATTCGGCCTACCTTTGCGCCAGCAAATGGTAATCGTTTCCGCGGTGCGGGGCGATTTGAAAAGGGAAGCCGGTGTAATTCCGGGACAGTCTCCGCTGCTGTAACCCCCTCACCAACCGGCCGATACTTGGCGCCACTGTCCTTTGCGGGATGGGAAGGCCATCGGCCGACGGGGGAAGTCAGAAGACCTGCCGCTTGCTTCATACAGTCACAGCTTTCGGTAGAAAGGCTCGTCGTACCATGCCCCACCCCCCGCATCCCGCCGGCCGTGCCGGCGCGGCACCCCCGTTTTTTTCTGTTTGGCGCAGTTTTGCGCTGTTGGCTTTGCTGCTGGCGGGGCCCCAGCTCGGCTGGGCCCAGGCGCCCGCCGCCACAGCCGCGCCCAAACCTGCCGCTGGGGCCCCGCGCGGGCGCACCACGGTGCAGTACGCCAAGGGCTTCACCATCAGCTACGTGGCGGGAGGCAAGCTGGTCACCATCTTGAGTCCGTTCGAGCAGAAAACTACGGCCACGCGCTACCTGCTGGTGCCCCGCGGCGCGGCGCGCCCGGCCGGCTACGCCGACGCCCACGTCATCGAAACGCCGCTGCGCAGCCTCGTGGCCCTCTCGTCGATGCACGTGGCGCTGGCCGATTTCCTGGGAGCCGCCGACCTGGTGGTGGGCTTGGGCAGCTTCAAGTACGCCTCGGCCGTGCCGGTGCGGCAGCGCATTGCCGCCGGCAAAATTTACGAGGTGGGCCAGGGCAAAGAGCTTAACAACGAGCAGCTTGTGGCCCAGCACCCCGACCTGGTGATGGCCACCGGCTGGCCCGGCGAAAGCCTGGCGCGCTTCCAGACGCTGGAAGCCGCCGGCGTGCCCGTCATGATTAACTCGGAGTGGGTGGAGACCACGCCCCTGGCCCGTGCCGAGTGGGTGAAGGTGCTGGCCGCGCTGCTGAACAAGGAGGACCTGGTGAACCAGAAATTCGGCCAGGTGGCCCGTTCCTACCACCGCCTGGCGGCCCTCGGCCACCACGCTACCCAGCGGCCCAAAGTGGTTGTGGGCCTGCCGTTTAAGGACGTGTGGTACGTGCCCGATGCCGATAGCTACCTCACGCAGTTCCTGCGCGACGCGGGCTGCACCTACGCCTGGGACCAAACCCGGGCCCCCAGCGGCAGCCTGGCGCTGTCGTTCGAAACCGTGGCCCCCGTGGCCCTCGCCGCCGACTACTGGCTGCAAACCGGCACAGCCATGGCCAAGGCCGACATCGTGGCCCAGGACGCGCGCTACGCCGCCTTCGCGCCCTTCAAAACCGGCCAAGTGTACAACAACAACCGCCGCACCAACGCCCAGGGCTCCAACGACTACTGGGAATCGGGGGCGGTGCGGCCCGACCTCGTGCTGTCGGATTTGATCAAAATCCTGCACCCCGAGCTACTGCCCGCGTGGCAGCTCTACTACTACCAGTGGCTGAAGTGAGCACGGCCCAACTCGCGGCCGCGCCGCCGTCGCTGGCCGCGGCCGGGCGGCGGCGCGCGGCTTGGCTGCTGGCCCTGGCGGGGCTGGTGGCCGTGGGCTTCGTGCTCGACATTGCCCTGGGCCCCGTGCGCATCCCGCTGGCGGCGGTGGTGAAGATTTTGCTGGGCCGGGCGGCCGACAATCCGGCCTGGGCGTTCATCGTGCGGGAGATTCGCCTGCCCAAGGCCCTCACGGCCCTGGCCGTGGGCAGCGGCCTGGCCGTGAGCGGCTTGCAGATGCAAACGCTGTTCCGCAACCCGCTGGCGGGGCCCTCGGTGCTGGGCCTCACGGCGGGGGCGGGGCTGGGCGTGGCCGCCGTGATGCTGGCCGGCGGCAGCGGCGCGGCGGGCGGCCTGGCCATCCGGGCGCTGGGCGTGGGCGGCAGCTGGGGCCTGGTGCTGGCCGCCACCGCCGGCGCCGCCCTGGTGATGGCCTCGGTGCTGGCCCTCTCGGCCCGGGTGCGCGACAACGTGGTGATCCTCATTGTGGGCCTCATGATTGCGAGCGTCACGAGCGCCATCGTGGGCCTGTGGCAGTACTTCAGCGCCCCCGAGCAAATCCAGGAGTACCTGCTCTGGACGTTCGGCTCGCTGGGCGGCGTGGTGGGGCCCCACCTGGCGGTGCTGGCGGCCGTGGTGGCGGTGGGCCTGGGGCTGGCCTTCGCCTCGGCCAAGCCGCTGAATACCTTGCTGCTGGGCGAAAACTACGCCCGCAGCATGGGCCTGGCCGTGGGCCGGGCGCGCACGCTCATTATTCTCAGCACGAGCTTACTGGCGGGGGCCATCACGGCGTTTTGCGGGCCGATTGGCTTCGTGGGCATCGCCGTGCCGCACCTCACCCGGGGCCTGCTGCGCACCGCCGACCACCGCGTGCTGCTGCCCGGTGCCTGCCTGGTGGGGGCGGCCCTTACGCTGGGCTGCGACTGCCTGGCCCAGCTGCCCGGCAGCCAAACCGCCCTCCCGCTGAGCATCGTCACGGCCCTGCTGGGGGCCCCGGTGGTGCTGTGGGTGGTGCTGCGTCGCAACAACATTCGCTCGTCGTTTTCCTGAAAAGCTGAAAACTAATTGACCGTCATGCAGAGCGCAGCGAAGCATCTTTCCCGCTCACTAATCATGAATTACTGCCGCAGTAAAGATGCTTCACTGCGCTCTGCATGACCGCCTTTTCTGCCACAACGATCCTTCTGCCGCTTCCCGATCCGCCGAGATGCAGCCTGTCTTCTGACAACCGACAACTAATACCCAACAACTGAAACCCCCATGCCCAACCCTGCGCCGCTGCTGACCGCTGAGGACCTGGCGGTGGGCTATTTGCTCAACAAAAAGACGCCCCGCCCGGTGGCCGGGCCCCTGCGCCTGGCCCTGTGGCCCGGCGAGCTGGTCTGCCTGCTGGGGCCCAACGGCGCGGGCAAAAGCACGCTGCTGCGCACGCTGGCCGGTTTGCAGCCGCCGTTCGGCGGGCGGCTTGAACTAGGTGGGCGGCCGCTGGCGGCGCTGGGGGCCCCCGAGCGCGCCCGTCAGCTCAGCATCGTGCTCACCGACCGCGTGGACGCCGGCAACCTGGCCGTGCGCGAGCTGGTGCGCCTGGGCCGCCACCCGCACACCGGCTGGCTGGGCAGCCTCTCGGCCCACGACGAAGCCCAGGTGCAAGCCGCCCTGGAAGCCACTGGTACCGAAGCGTTTGCCGACCGCCCGGTGAGCGAGTTGAGCGACGGCGAGCGGCAGAAAGTACTGCTGGCCCGGGCCCTGGCCCAGGACACGCCGGTGGTGCTGCTCGACGAGCCCACGGCCCACCTCGACCTGCCCAACCGCGTGGCCCTCATGCGCTTGCTGCACCAGCTGGCCCGCACCACGGGCAAGGCCATCCTGCTCTCGACCCACGAGCTGGACCTGGCCCTGCAAGCCGCCGACCGCGTGTGGCTGCTGCCCGCCGACGGGGCCCTGCGCACCGGCACGCCCGAAGAGTTGGTGCTGAGCGGGGCCTTCGCGGCGGCGTTTGCGCGGGAGGGGCTGGCCTTCGACGCGGCCACCGGCACGTTTGCCCTGCACGCGCCCACGGGGCCCCCGGTGCAGTTGGTGGGGGAGGGGGCCGCCGCGTTCTGGACGCGCCGCGCCCTGGAGCGCGCGGGCTTCGTGCCCACCGCGGGCCCCGCCGCCCTGCGCGTGACGGCCCCCGCCGGCCCCGGCCCGGGGCCCTGGCTGACCCAGGCCGCCGGCCAGGCCGTCCAGTCCCATGCCACCATCGAAGCGCTACTGCTGGCGCTGCGCCAAGTAAGTAGCCATCAAGTGGTTGGCCAGCTGGTCGGCCACTGAAAACCCGGTTTTCAATTCATAACAATCCCTTTCGCTTACCCATGAAAAAACGTTTTTTACCCTCCCAAAGCCGACCGTCGCGCATTGAAATCCGGCTGGTGCTGGGCACGGTGCTGCTGGCCGGCACGGTGCGCGGGGCCCAGGCCCAGGCGCTGACTGACAGCCTTAAGCGCCAGGACCTCAACGAAGTGGTGGTGACGGCCTCGCGCGCGGCCACGCCGCGCAGCCAGGTGCCGCAGCAAATCCAGGTCATCAGCCGGAAAGACATTCAGCAGACGCCGGCCACGGAATTCACCGACGTGCTGAAGAAGAACGCCTCGGTGGACATCGTGCAGTACCCCGGGCTGCTGTCGGGCGTGGGCATCCGCGGCTTCCGTCCCCAAACCGGCGGCCTCAACCTGCGGACCCTGCTGCTGGTGGACGGCCGCCCGGCCGGCACCAGCAACCTCGCCACCCTCGACCTGGGCGGCGTGGAGCGCGTGGAAGTGCTCAAGGGCCCCGCCTCGGCCCTGTACGGCCCCCAGGCCATGGGCGGCGTCGTGAACGTGATTACCCGGCAGTCGCGCGGGGCCATCCGCAGCTCGATTTTCGCCGAGTACGGCAGCTACCGCACGGCTAAGTTTGGCGGCACTACGGGCGGCAACCTCACTAAAAAGCTCGATTTTGACCTGTCGGCTGGCTTTTTTAACCGCGACCAGGACTACAAGCTGGGCGGCAACGGTATTTTGCGCCGCGCCCTGGATGCTGGCAGCGCCACTCAGTATTTTGCCGACGGCACCACCAAAACCGTGGACGACACCCGCGGCGACAACCAGCGCCGCGACTTCACCAAGCTGAAATATTACTCCGGGGCCCTGCGGCTGGGCTACCAGTTGAGCGAAAAATGGCGCGTGGACGTGCGCGGCGAGCTGTTTAGGGCCCCCACTGTGCAGTCGCCGAACGACATTTTCTACGGCAGCCTCAGCCCGTCGAGCAAGGACATTGAGCGCGGCAATCTCGACCTGAGCGCCACCGGCAACTACGCCAACCACCAGCTGTTTGTGCGCGGCTACACCTCGAAGGAAACCAATAACAACAACACGCTCAGCGACTTCAACGATAACCCCGTGCCCGCCTACCGCTCCTACCAGAGCCAGTACCTCTGGAAGGGCTTGCAGGCCAAGGACGTCATTACGCTGGGCCGCCAGCGCATTACGGTGGGCATCGACCACAACGAGGCCACCAGCAACGCGCAGGTATTCAACCCCAACGGCTCCAATGGCACGCCCTACAGCCCCAACTACGAGCTGAACACGACCGGCATTTACGCCCAGGGCCAAATTAACTTGCTGGCTGACAAGCTAATTGTGACGCCGGGCGTACGCTACGACTTCATTACCTACAACGTGAAGCAGACCGACCTGCTCACCACCTTCACGCCGGGCAAGAAAACCAACCCGTTCTTCAGCCCCAGCCTGGGGGCCCAGTTTGCCCTCACCGATGGCCTGCGGGTGCACGCCACCGTGGGCCGCGGCTACGTGACGCCCGACGCCTACAACGTGGCCGGCTTCTCGCAAACCGCCCCCAACGCCGCCCGCCAGGTAGCCATCACGCAGGGCAACGCCGACCTGAAAAACGAGAGCAGCGTGACCTACGACGCCGGCCTGCGCTTCGGCAAGGCCACGTCGGGCTTCTCGGCCGATGCTACCTTCTTCTCGACCCGGGTGACGAACCGCATCACCACGCGCACCGCTAACCCCGTGGGCGAAACCACCGCCGAGGGCTACACCGTGCGCTCGCGCACCACTTACGTGAACGCCAACGACAGCCAAATCAGGGGCCTGGAGGCCGAGGCTGGCTACGACTTCGGCACCATCACTGGGGGCCGTTACCTGCTGCGCGTGTTCGCCGGCGGCACCAGCATCTTCAAGGCCCAGGACGTGACCAACAACGCGAGCGGCACCCGCACCGTGCGTGACGTCTTCAACGTGGCCAAGCTGAACGGCAACCTGGGCGTGGCCTTCGATAGCTACCAGGGCATCACCGCCCGCCTCACCGGCCACTACGTGGGCCGCCGCAAAGACACCGATTTCACTGACTTGGCCTCGCCGCAAGTGCAGTACCCCGAGTACATGACCGTTGACTTTTCAGCCGGCTACACCGTGGCCAAGCACCACACCTTCTCGCTGCTGGTGAACAACCTGACCAATGAAAACTACTACGAGAAGCGTGGCTACAACCTGCCCGGCCGCAACTTCGCCGGGCGCTACACCATTGCATTTTAGGGCCCCGTGCTGACCTATATTTCCGGCGGGCAGCGCTCGGGCAAGAGCCGCTACGCCCAGGAGCTGGCCCTGACGCTGAGCCCCAACCCCGTGTACCTCGCTACCTCGCGGGCCTGGGACGACGACCACCGCCAGCGCATTGCCCGGCACGTGGCCGACCGCGACGCCCGCTGGACGACGCTGGAGGAAGAAAAGTACGTGAGCCGCCTCGATTTGGTGGGCCGCACCGTGGTGCTAGATTGCGTCACGCTTTGGCTCACCAACTTCTTCACCGACGCGAAATATGATGTTGAAACAACGTTGCACGAGGCAAAGACAGAGTTTGATAAAATAATGCAACAAGATTGCAATTTGATTATCATCTCCAACGAAATCGGGATGGGCCTGCACGCGCCCACCGAAGCCGGTCGCAAGTTCGCCGACCTGCAAGGCTGGCTGAACCAGCACATTGCCCAGCGCGCCGACCGCGCCATTTTTATGGTGTCGGGCCTGCCGCTGGTGGTAAAGTAAATGTGTACCGCCAAGCTGTGCTTGGCCTTGCCTATGCTGCCCTGGGGCCCCTGGGGCAAGGCCAAGCATAGCTTGGCGGTACACACGTATTACGAACGAAAACCAAACAAACCGATGAAAATCTACACTAAAAAAGGTGACGCCGGCACCACCGGCCTTTTCGGCGGCTCGCGGGTGCCGAAGGACGACGTACGCGTGGAGTGCATGGGCGACCTCGATGAGGCCAACTCGACTCTGGGCCTGCTGCGCGTGAAGCTGGGGCCCGACCACGAATGGCAACCCAGCCTCCACAAAATCCAGAAGGATTTGATGGACATGATGTCGCACCTGGCGCGGCCGTCCGATACCAAAAAGGCCAACAGCAACCCGCTGCCCACCGAAGGGGCCCGGGAGTGCGAGGCGTGGATTGACGCGCTGGAAGGCGCGATGACCTCGCCCTCCGACTACTTTTTGCTGCCGGGCGGCAACGAGATTTCGGCCCTCTGCCACGTGGTGCGCACCCAGATGCGCCGCGGCGAGCGCCGCCTCGTCAGCCTGATGGCCACTGACGCCGTGCACCCCGCCATCCCGGCCTACATCAACCGCCTATCGGACCTGTTCTTCACCCTGGCCCGTGCCGAGATGGACAAGGCCGGCGTGGCCGAAGAGAAGTGGCAATTGTTTCTTTACAAGCGCTTTGGCAGCAGCGCCGCGCCTGCCACACCCGAAGCGCCCGCCGCCGAATGACCTGGAACGTCACCGCGCCCGATGGGGCCCTGGCCGCCGCCATCGCCCACAAAATCGACACCAAAACTAAGCCCCTGGGGGCCCTGGGGCAGCTCGAAGCCCTGGCCCGGCAGGTAGCGCTGGTGCAGCAAACCCTGGCGCCGCAGCTGCGCCAGGCGCACGTGCTGGTGTTTGCCGCCGACCACGGCATTGCCCAGGCCGGCGTGAGCCAATACCCGCCCGAGGTGACGCACCAGATGGTGCGCAACTTCGCCGGCGGCGGGGCGGCCATCAACGTGTTCTGCCGCCATAACGGCCTGGACCTGACCATCGTGGACGCCGGCGTGCGCGGCAGCTTTGCCAATCTGGGCGATTTCGTGCGCGACGAGAAAATCGCCGAGGGCACCCATAACTTCGCCCAGGGCCCCGCCATGACCGCCGCGCAGTGCGCCGATGCCCTGGCCCGCGGCGCCCGCCTGGCCGACGAGCGGCACGCCGCCGGCACCAACGTGCTGGGGGTGGGGGAGATGGGCATCGGCAACACGTCAGCGGCGGCGGTGTTGATGCACCTGCTCACGGGCCGGCCGCTGGCCGCGTGCGTGGGCCGCGGCACCGGTCTCGACGCGGCCGGCCTGGCCCGCAAGCTGGCCGTGCTCACGCAAGCCGTAGGGGCCCACCCGGGCCTCAACGCGGCCGACCCGCGGGCGGTGCTGGCTACGTTCGGCGGCTTCGAGATTGCGCAGATGGCCGGGGCCCTGCTGCGCGCCGCCGAGCACCGGATGCTGCTGCTCATCGACGGCTTCATTGCCTCGGCGGCGCTGCTGGTAGCGGCACGGCTGGCCCCGGAAATCCTCGCGTACTGCGTGTTCTGCCACGAATCGGACGAGCAGGGGCACCGCTTGCTGCTGGCCGAGCTGGGCGGCCGGCCGCTGCTGCGCCTGGGCCTGCGCCTGGGCGAGGGCACGGGCTGCGCGCTGGCCTACCCGCTGGTGCAGGCCGCCGTCAATTTCCTGAACGAAATGGCCTCGTTCGAAAGCGCGGGCGTGAGCGACGATTCGGGCAAGTGAGCCGCAGATTAAATTCAGTAACAGTAGGCTGGCTTTAGTTGAGAACGGTCATGCAGAGCGCAACGAAGCATCTCTACTGCGGCAGTAATTAATGGATCCACTTCCGAATTAGAAAAAGCAAAACGTCATGCAGAGCGCAGCGAAGCATCTTTTCCACGTAACTAATTAATGATTACTGCCGCAGGAGAGATGCTTCGCTGCGCTCTGCATGACATTCTAATAAATACCAAAACCGCTTTAATTAACTCATGCCCGATTCCTGGCCGCGCCGCCAGCTGCGCCTGCTGCTGACGGCCGTGATGTTCTATACGCGGCTGCCTGTGCCGCGCTGGGTGGGGCACGCCGACGACCAGCTCAACCGGGCCACGGTGTACTTTCCGCTCATCGGCTGGCTGGTGGGCGGCGTGGCGGCGGGCGTGTACTGGGGCGCGGCGCAGCTCTGGCCGCCGCTGTTGGCCGTGCTGCTGAGCACGGGCGCGGGCGTGCTGCTCACCGGTGCGTTTCACGAAGACGGGCTGGCCGACACCTGCGACGGCTTCGGCGGGGGCTGGACGCGGGAGCGCATCCTCACCATCATGAAGGACAGCCGCGTGGGCACTTACGGCGTGGTAGGCCTGGGCCTGGTGCTGGCCACCAAAGTGGCGGCGCTGGCTGGGGCCCCCGGGCCGCGCGCCGGGGCCCTGTCGGTGCCGGTGCTGCTGCTGGTGGCACACCCGCTGAGCCGGCTGGTGGCCGCCACCCTCGTGCGCACCTTGCCCTACGCCCGCGCCGACCTGGCCGACGGCAAGGCCAAACCCATCGCCCAAAGCCTGCCCTCTGGCCGGCTGGCCGCGGCTGCACTGCTGGGGCTGCTGCCGCTGCTGGCGGTGGCGGCCTGGCAGCGGCAGCCGGGGCTGCTGGCGGTGCTGGGGCCCCTGGCGGTGCTGCAAGTGGTGCTGGGCCGCTGGTTCAAAAAGTGGCTGGGCGGCTACACCGGCGACTGCCTCGGCGCCACCCAGCAGCTGGCCGAAGCCCTGATTTACCTCGTCTTGACCGCCCATTTGGTATGATCATCCACCTCATCCGCCACA
This genomic stretch from Hymenobacter sp. PAMC 26628 harbors:
- a CDS encoding cob(I)yrinic acid a,c-diamide adenosyltransferase; its protein translation is MKIYTKKGDAGTTGLFGGSRVPKDDVRVECMGDLDEANSTLGLLRVKLGPDHEWQPSLHKIQKDLMDMMSHLARPSDTKKANSNPLPTEGARECEAWIDALEGAMTSPSDYFLLPGGNEISALCHVVRTQMRRGERRLVSLMATDAVHPAIPAYINRLSDLFFTLARAEMDKAGVAEEKWQLFLYKRFGSSAAPATPEAPAAE
- the cobT gene encoding nicotinate-nucleotide--dimethylbenzimidazole phosphoribosyltransferase, with translation MTWNVTAPDGALAAAIAHKIDTKTKPLGALGQLEALARQVALVQQTLAPQLRQAHVLVFAADHGIAQAGVSQYPPEVTHQMVRNFAGGGAAINVFCRHNGLDLTIVDAGVRGSFANLGDFVRDEKIAEGTHNFAQGPAMTAAQCADALARGARLADERHAAGTNVLGVGEMGIGNTSAAAVLMHLLTGRPLAACVGRGTGLDAAGLARKLAVLTQAVGAHPGLNAADPRAVLATFGGFEIAQMAGALLRAAEHRMLLLIDGFIASAALLVAARLAPEILAYCVFCHESDEQGHRLLLAELGGRPLLRLGLRLGEGTGCALAYPLVQAAVNFLNEMASFESAGVSDDSGK
- a CDS encoding adenosylcobinamide-GDP ribazoletransferase; the encoded protein is MPDSWPRRQLRLLLTAVMFYTRLPVPRWVGHADDQLNRATVYFPLIGWLVGGVAAGVYWGAAQLWPPLLAVLLSTGAGVLLTGAFHEDGLADTCDGFGGGWTRERILTIMKDSRVGTYGVVGLGLVLATKVAALAGAPGPRAGALSVPVLLLVAHPLSRLVAATLVRTLPYARADLADGKAKPIAQSLPSGRLAAAALLGLLPLLAVAAWQRQPGLLAVLGPLAVLQVVLGRWFKKWLGGYTGDCLGATQQLAEALIYLVLTAHLV